One Salvelinus fontinalis isolate EN_2023a chromosome 27, ASM2944872v1, whole genome shotgun sequence genomic region harbors:
- the LOC129824926 gene encoding ribonucleoside-diphosphate reductase subunit M2 isoform X1, producing the protein MFVTRSPLAKKNENAITTQMDNISLVDKENTPPSLNMTRIQASKTARKIFADSEPKDVEKFNAEEEPLLKENPRRFVIFPIKYHDIWQMYKKAEASFWTAEEVDLSKDTQHWESLKDEERYFISHILAFFAASDGIVNENLVERFTQEVQVTEARCFYGFQIAMENIHSEMYSLLIDTYIKDPKERDYLFNAIETLPCVKRKADWALNWIGNKSAQFGERVVAFAAVEGIFFSGSFAAIFWLKKRGLMPGLTFSNELISRDEGLHCDFACLMFKHLVNKPSKETVTNLIRNAVEIEQFTFQEFLTKALPVKLIGMNCDLMTQYIEFVADRLMLELGFDKIYRVENPFDFMENISLEGKTNFFEKRVGEYQRMGVMSGTTDNTFRLDADF; encoded by the exons ATGTTTGTAACTCGCTCACCACTCGCCAAGAAAAATGAAAACGCTATCACCACTCAAATGGACAACATTTCACTCGTTGACAAGGAAAACACG CCTCCCAGCCTGAACATGACCCGGATTCAGGCCTCGAAAACCGCGCGCAAAATCTTTGCAGATTCTGAG CCTAAAGATGTCGAGAAATTCAATGCGGAAGAAGAGCCCCTCCTGAAGGAAAATCCACGCCGGTTTGTCATTTTCCCTATCAAGTATCATGACATCTGGCAGATGTATAAGAAGGCAGAAGCTTCTTTCTGGACTGCAGAGGAG GTTGATCTGTCCAAAGATACACAACACTGGGAGTCTCTGAAGGATGAGGAGAGATACTTCATCTCTCACATATTGGCTTTCTTCGCTGCTAGCGATGGCATTGTCAACGAGAACCTG GTGGAGCGCTTTACACAGGAAGTCCAGGTGACAGAAGCAAGATGCTTTTATGGTTTCCAGATCGCCATGGAGAACATCCACTCTGAGATGTACAGCCTGCTCATTGACACCTACATCAAAGACCCCAAAGAGAG GGACTACCTCTTCAATGCCATTGAAACCCTCCCTTGTGTGAAGAGGAAGGCGGATTGGGCCCTGAATTGGATCGGCAACAAAAGTGCTCAATTTG GTGAGCGTGTGGTTGCCTTTGCAGCTGTTGAGGGGATCTTCTTTTCTGGCTCTTTTGCTGCCATTTTCTGGCTAAAGAAGAGGGGGCTGATGCCGGGCCTAACCTTCTCCAACGAGCTCATCAGCAGAGATGAG GGCCTGCACTGTGACTTCGCCTGCCTCATGTTCAAGCACCTGGTGAATAAGCCCTCAAAGGAGACTGTCACCAATCTGATCAGGAATGCAGTGGAGATTGAGCAG TTCACATTTCAGGAGTTCCTGACAAAAGCCCTGCCTGTAAAGCTGATTGGTATGAACTGTGACTTGATGACTCAGTACATTGAGTTTGTCGCTGACAGGCTGATGCTGGAGCTGGGCTTTGACAAG ATCTACAGAGTGGAGAATCCATTTGACTTCATGGAGAACATCTCACTGGAGGGCAAGACTAACTTCTTTGAGAAGCGGGTAGGGGAGTACCAGAGGATGGGTGTGATGTCTGGCACCACAGACAACACCTTCCGGCTGGATGCTGACTTCTAA
- the LOC129824926 gene encoding ribonucleoside-diphosphate reductase subunit M2 isoform X2, with product MFVTRSPLAKKNENAITTQMDNISLVDKENTPPSLNMTRIQASKTARKIFADSEPKDVEKFNAEEEPLLKENPRRFVIFPIKYHDIWQMYKKAEASFWTAEEVDLSKDTQHWESLKDEERYFISHILAFFAASDGIVNENLVERFTQEVQVTEARCFYGFQIAMENIHSEMYSLLIDTYIKDPKERDYLFNAIETLPCVKRKADWALNWIGNKSAQFGERVVAFAAVEGIFFSGSFAAIFWLKKRGLMPGLTFSNELISRDEGLHCDFACLMFKHLVNKPSKETVTNLIRNAVEIEQEFLTKALPVKLIGMNCDLMTQYIEFVADRLMLELGFDKIYRVENPFDFMENISLEGKTNFFEKRVGEYQRMGVMSGTTDNTFRLDADF from the exons ATGTTTGTAACTCGCTCACCACTCGCCAAGAAAAATGAAAACGCTATCACCACTCAAATGGACAACATTTCACTCGTTGACAAGGAAAACACG CCTCCCAGCCTGAACATGACCCGGATTCAGGCCTCGAAAACCGCGCGCAAAATCTTTGCAGATTCTGAG CCTAAAGATGTCGAGAAATTCAATGCGGAAGAAGAGCCCCTCCTGAAGGAAAATCCACGCCGGTTTGTCATTTTCCCTATCAAGTATCATGACATCTGGCAGATGTATAAGAAGGCAGAAGCTTCTTTCTGGACTGCAGAGGAG GTTGATCTGTCCAAAGATACACAACACTGGGAGTCTCTGAAGGATGAGGAGAGATACTTCATCTCTCACATATTGGCTTTCTTCGCTGCTAGCGATGGCATTGTCAACGAGAACCTG GTGGAGCGCTTTACACAGGAAGTCCAGGTGACAGAAGCAAGATGCTTTTATGGTTTCCAGATCGCCATGGAGAACATCCACTCTGAGATGTACAGCCTGCTCATTGACACCTACATCAAAGACCCCAAAGAGAG GGACTACCTCTTCAATGCCATTGAAACCCTCCCTTGTGTGAAGAGGAAGGCGGATTGGGCCCTGAATTGGATCGGCAACAAAAGTGCTCAATTTG GTGAGCGTGTGGTTGCCTTTGCAGCTGTTGAGGGGATCTTCTTTTCTGGCTCTTTTGCTGCCATTTTCTGGCTAAAGAAGAGGGGGCTGATGCCGGGCCTAACCTTCTCCAACGAGCTCATCAGCAGAGATGAG GGCCTGCACTGTGACTTCGCCTGCCTCATGTTCAAGCACCTGGTGAATAAGCCCTCAAAGGAGACTGTCACCAATCTGATCAGGAATGCAGTGGAGATTGAGCAG GAGTTCCTGACAAAAGCCCTGCCTGTAAAGCTGATTGGTATGAACTGTGACTTGATGACTCAGTACATTGAGTTTGTCGCTGACAGGCTGATGCTGGAGCTGGGCTTTGACAAG ATCTACAGAGTGGAGAATCCATTTGACTTCATGGAGAACATCTCACTGGAGGGCAAGACTAACTTCTTTGAGAAGCGGGTAGGGGAGTACCAGAGGATGGGTGTGATGTCTGGCACCACAGACAACACCTTCCGGCTGGATGCTGACTTCTAA